In Cellvibrio polysaccharolyticus, a genomic segment contains:
- a CDS encoding TonB-dependent receptor domain-containing protein, translating to MYTDVFKKKVIATAIASITLGSLSHIALAQDKPVEEVLVRGIKSSLEKAIDIKRESVNMVEAISADDIGKMPDQNVAESLQRLPGIQIDRNNGEGTKVRIRGLDQNATLLNGNVFVSGLEYFQLGEAKTEFDSSLEGIPSELLGGVEVYKTPKASMIEGGMGGVVNLKTRDAFSLNGPLVAVNVKADQGLDAKDTQPSGSIIIGNNWDSKFAAIIALTANKKTVHNDSFQSFSREGTAINCTDNGEWDIELSRCSAGDAYLVPGMYYATDSEQERERQGASVNLQWNVNEAVQLGFDWFHADMEVSNRQYTVKHAMNTDNATGIDESQPYELENKGLFNIIKKANFTIADAEVNSAGEVSKGSADNFALRAKVDNGGKFRISTEVSYAQADLEQRAGYSDSRFTPYRTSRYVGTDLANGGTPNGWGDTPANPGTGESTRSYNYVAGSRPSLAFTNDAWLTNPDFYAFKSHWALGADVDNEAKSFRTDLEYDIDVGHLKKLTFGFRWSEQEVDFRELRHLTDFSRTTGAQSPNTYNADGSLNTATTFNPNNAPGPGDKNANVREAVYYDLCGNGGIPQGKVCDIDGDGLDDNQPYGPWGYFIDAGIGLKAFDLKTSSGMNLAEALYGSAAVAGDANRWSRSPGVIPWETYNQNPQRFVQLNNFFPSGGYRSDVLMDNANLITANVDGWIKGLTPNSPGEWMEVPLESWSIKEQTTALYVEADFTGDTVPYDLNLGLRVVKTEVDVTSAETTPESSLWSLATDGWNSQGVLLTWDVVTKTKDYWDVLPSLNFVLNTTDDSKLRFSAAKVISRPNYQDLGKGFGKNFTRVDEPYTYFAFTGGSTGNPDLDPYRATQADVSYEWYYDDLGYVSAGVFVKAVDSFLAGQTTLEYGVDTGPNGGSMGSVARTVNGTGGSVSGFEFAMQKAWENGFGVTFNYTFSNSKADVTTTTHQDLGLPGVSENSFNVIGFFENDQLSARVAYTWRDEYLSPFRSAYGVIGLENGVPEFFEAYGQWDASVTYDINANFSLTAEAINITGESQSSYLGYKGQSMTYTSQEPRLVLGVSYRM from the coding sequence ATGTATACGGATGTATTCAAAAAGAAAGTCATCGCTACTGCTATAGCTTCAATCACCTTGGGTAGTTTAAGTCACATCGCTCTGGCTCAGGACAAGCCGGTAGAAGAAGTGCTGGTGCGGGGTATTAAAAGCTCGCTCGAAAAAGCTATCGACATCAAGCGTGAATCGGTCAATATGGTGGAAGCCATCAGCGCAGACGATATCGGCAAGATGCCGGACCAAAACGTGGCGGAATCGCTGCAACGTTTACCAGGCATTCAAATTGACAGAAACAATGGTGAAGGTACCAAGGTAAGGATTCGCGGCCTTGATCAAAATGCGACCTTGCTGAACGGCAATGTGTTTGTATCCGGTTTGGAGTATTTCCAGCTGGGTGAAGCGAAAACCGAGTTCGACAGTTCGCTGGAAGGCATTCCTTCCGAGTTGCTCGGTGGTGTTGAAGTGTATAAAACACCCAAAGCGTCCATGATTGAAGGGGGTATGGGCGGTGTGGTCAACCTGAAAACCCGCGATGCCTTCAGTTTGAATGGGCCACTGGTGGCGGTGAACGTAAAAGCCGACCAGGGGCTTGACGCAAAAGACACACAACCTTCCGGCTCTATCATTATTGGTAATAATTGGGACAGCAAGTTTGCTGCAATTATTGCGCTGACCGCCAACAAAAAAACCGTTCACAACGACTCTTTCCAAAGTTTTTCCCGCGAAGGCACTGCTATCAATTGCACCGATAACGGCGAATGGGATATCGAACTCTCACGTTGTTCAGCGGGCGACGCTTACCTTGTACCCGGCATGTATTACGCCACTGACTCCGAGCAGGAACGTGAGCGCCAGGGTGCGTCGGTGAATTTGCAGTGGAATGTCAACGAAGCGGTGCAGTTGGGCTTTGACTGGTTTCATGCCGACATGGAAGTGAGCAACCGTCAATACACTGTTAAACACGCGATGAATACGGATAACGCCACAGGTATTGACGAAAGCCAGCCTTACGAACTGGAAAACAAAGGGCTGTTCAATATCATCAAAAAAGCCAACTTTACCATTGCCGATGCCGAGGTGAACTCTGCCGGTGAAGTGAGCAAAGGTTCTGCGGATAACTTTGCCTTGCGCGCTAAAGTCGACAATGGCGGCAAGTTCCGTATCTCTACCGAAGTGTCTTATGCGCAGGCAGATCTTGAACAGCGCGCCGGTTACAGCGATAGCCGCTTTACTCCTTATCGCACCAGCCGTTATGTAGGCACTGACCTTGCCAATGGCGGCACGCCGAACGGTTGGGGCGATACTCCCGCCAACCCCGGCACCGGTGAAAGCACACGCTCTTACAACTATGTTGCCGGTTCACGCCCGTCACTGGCGTTTACCAACGATGCCTGGTTAACCAACCCGGATTTTTACGCGTTCAAATCCCATTGGGCGCTCGGTGCTGATGTAGACAACGAAGCGAAATCTTTCCGCACCGACCTGGAATACGATATTGACGTTGGCCATCTGAAAAAGCTGACCTTCGGCTTCCGCTGGTCTGAACAGGAAGTGGACTTCCGCGAGTTGCGTCACCTCACTGATTTCAGCCGAACCACCGGTGCGCAATCGCCCAATACCTACAACGCTGATGGCAGCCTCAACACTGCCACGACGTTCAACCCCAACAATGCACCTGGCCCAGGCGATAAAAATGCCAACGTACGCGAAGCGGTTTATTACGACCTCTGCGGCAACGGCGGTATTCCACAGGGTAAAGTTTGTGATATCGATGGCGATGGTCTGGACGATAACCAGCCTTACGGCCCCTGGGGATATTTCATTGACGCCGGTATCGGTTTGAAAGCATTTGACTTGAAAACCTCCTCGGGTATGAACCTGGCAGAGGCGCTTTATGGTTCTGCGGCGGTAGCGGGCGATGCCAATCGCTGGAGCCGATCACCGGGCGTTATTCCGTGGGAAACCTACAATCAAAACCCGCAGCGGTTTGTGCAGCTGAATAATTTCTTCCCGTCCGGTGGCTATCGCTCTGATGTGTTGATGGACAACGCCAATCTGATTACCGCCAATGTGGATGGCTGGATTAAAGGCCTGACGCCCAACTCGCCCGGCGAATGGATGGAGGTTCCGCTTGAATCCTGGAGCATTAAAGAGCAAACCACCGCGCTTTATGTAGAGGCTGATTTTACCGGCGACACAGTGCCTTACGATTTGAACCTGGGTTTACGTGTAGTGAAAACCGAAGTGGATGTCACTTCGGCTGAAACGACCCCCGAGTCTTCACTCTGGTCACTGGCAACCGATGGCTGGAACAGTCAGGGCGTGTTGTTAACCTGGGATGTTGTAACCAAGACCAAAGACTACTGGGATGTGTTGCCAAGCCTGAACTTTGTGCTGAACACCACAGACGACTCCAAGTTGCGTTTCTCGGCGGCCAAGGTGATCTCGCGCCCCAACTATCAGGATTTGGGCAAAGGTTTTGGTAAAAACTTTACCCGGGTGGATGAGCCTTACACCTACTTTGCCTTTACCGGCGGTAGCACCGGCAACCCGGATCTCGATCCTTACCGGGCAACCCAGGCGGATGTTTCCTATGAGTGGTATTACGATGACCTGGGTTATGTATCGGCCGGTGTCTTTGTCAAAGCCGTAGATTCCTTCCTCGCCGGGCAAACCACATTGGAGTACGGTGTGGACACCGGCCCGAATGGTGGCAGCATGGGCAGTGTCGCTCGTACCGTGAATGGTACCGGTGGCAGCGTTAGCGGTTTCGAGTTCGCCATGCAAAAGGCGTGGGAAAATGGTTTCGGTGTAACCTTTAACTATACCTTCTCCAACAGCAAGGCGGATGTGACCACCACCACCCATCAGGACCTCGGCTTGCCGGGTGTCTCTGAAAACTCGTTCAACGTGATCGGCTTCTTTGAAAATGATCAGTTGAGTGCGCGTGTTGCTTACACCTGGCGTGACGAGTATTTGTCTCCCTTCCGCTCCGCTTACGGTGTGATCGGTTTGGAAAACGGCGTGCCGGAGTTCTTTGAGGCTTACGGACAGTGGGATGCCAGTGTTACCTACGATATCAATGCCAACTTCTCGTTAACCGCAGAAGCGATCAATATCACCGGTGAGTCGCAGTCGTCTTATTTGGGTTACAAAGGTCAGTCCATGACCTACACCTCGCAAGAGCCTCGCCTGGTGCTGGGCGTCAGTTATAGAATGTAA